The genomic region GAAGATTTCAGGAGCtaactctctcaataagtttagacctattagtctttgtaattctgtttacaagattttgtctaaggttctCACTTCAAGATTGTTGCATATTCTTCCCAGAATTATTTCtgctcagcaaaatggttttgtccccgaTAGACAGATTTTGaattccattatttcagttcatgaaaatattcattctctaatgGTTGCTAAAAATCAAGGATTTTTTCTTAAGTTAGATacgtctaaagcctatgatagagtgaattggtagtttctttttaggattatgaaagcctttggatttggagaaaaagttattcagctctgttctcaattgatggaaacttcctcatctgctattattgtcaatggatctccttccaatttcttcaaaagcactagagctctaagacagggggatcccatctcccctatcttgtttactattttagctgaaagtttgggtagatttatttttaaaaatgtggaagaaggtaatctGAAAGGACTGAAACCTTCTTCGTCCAATATTACTTGTACTCAtgacagtttgttgatgatttgatcaccatgggggaagctactattagggaatcaagaaatatgaagaatgttatggataTTTATGAATCTGCTTTTGGCCAAAAAATTGATTGGGATAAGAGctcattgttcttcatcaacacccctattcaaagacaattaaggattgaaagaattcttggatgtaaaattactgagtttccctctacttacttggggcttcccctttgtattaagccTGCAAATAATTTATGGATTaaattggttgacaaattcaaCTCTAAACTAGTAGGTTGGAAAGCGGCTAcccttagtcaagcgggcaaggTTACAATGCTTAAAGCTACTCTCCAAAAGTTGCCTATTTATGCTCTCAGTctatttaaaatccctagaaagtttgcagAGGCAATTGAAGGAATCCAAAAAATgtttctttggtcgggagtggaagacaagaatagaattccccttatagtGTGGAATAAAATCTGCTCTCCCAAGGCCTCTGGGGGATtaggtttaaggaatattagctcTATGAATAATGTGTTATTAACAAAACAaatctggagaatgaaaggggaggaaagagactggaatttaatctggagaaagaaatatcttcatatgcaaccttctgaggaagaatttatggataaatcttttactgttgaaggctctacaatttggaatgcagttcaattggataaaagttgggctgctgctggaagaatgtggaaattggggaatggtagaagtataagattttgggaagatagatggcttatggataaacctttggaggaaattccaatcctttatgattggaaagaCTAGTTCAAAAATAGGCATGGGGGTTTggttagagactactggagaaatgagaattggattgagtttagccagcaTTGTCCAggtttaaagtttcttgagattttgatttcttctaaaattttgagggacaacaaagaggatagtttgatttggagggaaacccCGGATGAGAATTATTCTGTGTCTTCGGCTgtggctatccacaacaaagttatggaagagattcctatttgggctaaagtgtggaataagaagttgattcctaaagttaatatctttttttggatctttatcccaAACAAGGTGTTGactttggacaaccttcaaaagagaggatttttttttcctaacaggtgttctctttgttgcagggaagaagagtctTCTTGCCATATTCTCCACCAGTGTACTTTCAGCcaggaaatttgaaaaattatttttagtaggtggaagttgagctgggctTTTCCGAACTCTCTAGGGGAGTCCTGGCAGCAATGGTTCTATCCTAATTCCAACCCTAAGATTGTGGTTCTTTGGAAACTTACTTTCCCTAATGTTATCTGGAAAATCTAGAAGGAGCACAataatatgatttttagggataaaagtgctaaccctgaagttgtggtggataaaatataCAAAAGTATATTTGAATGTCTCAATGATATTGATCATGGTCTAgcagctaaagaagactttaatgataggtggaacctttctacaaccaaatctagtaaggagaagggtagggaAGGACTAGCATGGTGCTTTCCACttcagggatggataaaggccaactttgatggggcgttgaaggggaatccaggtaaagctggttatgggggcattgttaggaattttgctggaagttgcctagtggcggTCGTTGGCCCTTTGGGTAGTCAAACCAATCATTATGCTGAAGCTTCAGCAGCTCTGAATACTGattattgctaagaacctaaatcatgacaacttatggctggagggagactcactaaatattatcaagttcttgaagggggaaaccgagccattgtggtctatagaaaacataattttgaaagctagagaaattattgctagttttaaagttatcataattgaacatgcctttagagaaaaaaatttggttgcagATGGCCTGGCGAACCTAGGCGTTAATTCCGAAGCTCAAACTATTTGGCATGAggaagataatattaattttagtattaaagatctcctaagaaactatagattcatggggaaagaaggaccgcataattatgatagttgaaaggagtagtttatgcatttatagaaaggttatgattacttggCGAAGTGGCAGAATTGCAATCAAAGATATTAACACTTagcacactttgtgggttatcattttcaaaattttgagagacaataGGAAGGAAGCTTTGAGCTTGCAGAAGAATAGAGGTGACATTCTAAAATTGAATATGGGAGGGGGTCTAAGGAGGGAGGAACTAGATAACAtttccagatggaaggaaatgccaaaagtatggacaaagctggaaaaagggtccctgatgaattttatggagaagctggttgattacaataaaggtagggttaatcttgcagtcTCCAAAATAACTAAACATTGGAGTAACGAGTCTTTTAAAATCCATGGCGTGAGGTTCAAATTGGACCTGGGCTTCATTGCAACTGTaataggtatgccccactcaggtctCAATTttattagagatcttaaagtttccaataatgtGGTTAAACTTTTTCTgcgtaaggaaaaggagagggctaaaatagGTAAAGCCACGGGGGGTTATTATGATGCCTCCAACATCAAtaaaatttggggttgtgtgttgaatgctatcatggaatacataacaatggagggtcattttactagggcccATACATATCACTTTGTGctattaaaccactttaggcatgagaaaagggtttccctACCCTACTATCTCTTCAAGTCTTTGCTGAGGTctctcaacaaacacaacaagaatccctcAAACCcagtgcttcattgtggcctcattctgctcatttatgagcactgcaaaatccttGCCATTTAGGAAAACAAGAGGTTGTCTGCTTCTCcaaggaaaggcaagagaaagctggAGAAAGGCGGACCCAGCAAGGAAGAGTCGATTCAGAGCAAAAAAAGCAAGAGCACTACTAGGATGAAAacccaagaggacaagaatgaCATAGAGGAAACTGGAAAAAATGGTAGTGAAATGGAAACAAATGAGTCTGGaggtgaggaaagttggaaagatgaggacatGGGTGCAGAGGAAGATGAAGCTAAGGATGTGTCCAGCCAAGATAGTCCAATtcacagtgctagcttaggcaatgaCAACAGCCAGCCTATGGTGGAGAAGGATGATAAGGTTAATAAGGAAAAAGATATGGATTCTGAGAGGGAGAAGGATAAGGAACctgagaaggaaacaactaaggATAGTCTAAGTAAGGATAAGTAGTGTGCTGGAGAAGGGTTAATCCCGGATAACCTCAAAAACCTTACCAAGCCTAGATTGGGTTttgacagatggacatatgaatttttgaagaatttagaaaaaaatgagaagcagatggatgagaaaaggaaggaagatgataggAACCAGAGGAAATGGAagtaggacatggaggaaaaagttaaaaagatggcagctcagattgactatctggaagaaggTAAAGTGGCAATGATAAACCCATTGGGAATGATTCCGAATATCTTGTCTGttgttacaaagaacctagaggatatttctaaggtccttgaaagctccaTCTCTCCCAAACCAGTGGTGGACCTCGCCATTGATGAAGATGCTATCGAGACTGGGAGCGGAGAAGCTACGCCTGGTGGAGCGACAAAGAGAACTAGGGCGAGCATGACAAAAGCTGTTGCGACGTCTGCTAaagaaatccctaatcttagggataatatcaaagatctatatgggattagcagtaacttggctaATTCCCTGAAAAACATAAACTAGTTCCTTTTTGTGCTTTGTCTGGTTTGGCTAGTTATCGGTGCTTTTTGGGGATTTTTAGCTGGTTTTTTCTAGTTGTTATGTTGTTTTTTCTTATGtatgttccttttggtttcttaatgcttttatctcataaggatattttgtaaagggttttggggccccttcaaaacctgtttttaccttaataaaaaactaagAAGAAGGAATAAATATAACCACCTGATACAAACATTTGAGGCATCCTACATCTAATCAAATTATCCAAATGCACCCTTATCCATTGATTATACATGATATATACATAAGCACTCATTTAAGACAAAGAATTAGCAGTTCATTTTCATTAACTATTTCATatatcacaaatttctcaaatccaaATGTACTTCTATCTAACATTTCATAAAATCTAGAAAGTTACCAGTACATTTCATCCTATTAACATATTTAATTTACTCAACTAatatcaacattatctaattgtttacTAAGTCTAGTGCACTTCTTTGTGGTGTCCTCCCTTGTACACACTATCAAAGGTTCAAAGTGAACATTATAGAGACTACACTTAACACAAAATGAGGGCCCACAATACTcaacattcaaaatgaccactaTAGACATCAACAACAAAAGAGAAAGTCcaaaaagaaaagatcatcaaaTTTAACGTATAATCATGAAAAGTTGTCGGCGAAATGAACAAGAAATAAAGTGCGACAAGTGTCACCATAAAGAAAAAATAGATGAAAcaagaatttaaaaattcaaaagccAAATTAACTCCAATGGCACTTCATTCAATCACCAATTAACTCAAGACAATATAGCCAACTCATCCAAAtctacatcacgaggtgaccactattagtcacaccaaagggaatAACCACTGCACAACCTCCAAGGCTACAATGCCCTGGATGTGATATAGAGTGCACACCAGGCATTTAAAtccataaatttatttatatatccaTATGGCTTTATTATCTTCAGTGCAATGCATTCTCTTATGAAAGTCTAAGCAATTATTCTTAATGAAGGAGGTCATATACTAGGAAAATATAAAGTGTCTCACATAAGTTCTTCAATTATGCATCATAATATACACTAATTAATTATTATACACATAATATAAACACCTCAACTTCTATTCACAAAGAAATTAAGGTACTATTTCAATGTGACAAGTTAATCCTATAAGCATACCATTAGTTAAGAGGATATACACAATTTCTCTTACTCTATACCATAGTCATTTATATATTGCTAGCATCCAAAAGTCAAGCATAAGAAACAAATACACATGTCACACACAACTATGATTTCTAGAAAGGATTAAGGAGAGAGCACAAAACATAGATTTCTAAAATTTTCCAAGGTTCAAATGTTCTTTATTTCGTTACAGTTTTCAAAGGACAATTCAAGTCAAATAGAATGCTATCGCAGACCATGCAAGACTACAAGAAACAACCTTAACTAGAGATATGAGTGTTTGCAACATAGGCTCTGATACCGgatgtaatgcttgccaaaataccttagagaaactaaccatctaatatgcaaatagattttattttttaaaagcatAACTTAATGCAACATATTCAATTAATTTCTCATATGCATTTATCATCCATTGACAAGATATACATGTTTTCATCATGAACATAAACATAAAAGCACTATATGCAAGCAGAAATAAACACAACTCTATAattaatctttctctagggtacctcaatgtcattacttacaaCCTCATAAAGATAATATCCATATAAGCATAACATCATATTTACTACCATGATCCAATGCATTATAACTCAACTAACCTTTCTCTTTTAATGCATACATAAAATACCTCACTAGACTATTTATCGTGAATAGATCCATTAATAATGCAAATCCCATAAATCCCCTATGAtgcattttaaaacaccaattcccaatgttcctaatcccaattacTTATTCAACATCCTAGCATCATTATTCCATTTCCAATACTAATTACCACATTACTAAACTATTTCCTTAATCATCATAGGCATTCCCATTACACTAAATGCATATCTATAGAACCAATTCCATTAATGAGaattatccaagatacaataagaaTACATCATTATGTTCACCTAATATATCATCTACCATTACATATGAATACTATATCCATTTACATCAAAGAGCATAGCTCTCAACTAAAaatacaattacatcatgaattctaCACATACATATCCTATATGAATCATATACATCGATCTTGtacaagtatccatccatagcTGAAGAGATaataatccacatccacacatgagagaatccaatgaagaacatcccagtGGAAGACAACATCAAGCCACCTGACCatatggaaccaaaggaaccaccccctgtgctaggattTGACAtgagtgttggccatttggaggaattgattatgtgttgcattgatgttttgtcattaatgtcaacattagctgtttttggattatttaccgacacccttctggtccctgtAGGATgtatggtttctggttggtttggatccgacatgatctagtatgctccagtatggtttggttatggaattgtcttattcatgatgtgttcatattcaatcatttggttttgttctagtgattggattctatcatgtttgcttgaaagcttggcttgtggtactagcgagggtttcactgacaaagatttgatggagatctttgatgatatgcataagtggtgtttgtgcagcttctagtatggattcaggatgttgatgataatcatgttcgagacttggtggatgtaGATCATTACTTTAGCATgtcgacctatattgggtcccggttgatctatgttatggaccagcttaatgtaacatgtggattagacTTCTTGAtacatttctgggatgtcttatgggttgaatattgtttgtttggtctaaggccgacattttttgtaaatatgtaattggtttattgtctggtggttgacctgattgtttatggttgagggtttatatacatatatatatgtgtgtgtgtgtgtgtgtatgtatatgttctgagatctcattgtagatgatcaatgttatgggaaatggatatgtaatgtgagaataatataatatcattcaggaaaaggatttggtcgaccattggagatcaaattgggtttatgtaagaggatttagtcctctggtattgagcttaaccaaagtTGTACTCAAGCGTAGAAGATGTTGCCTTTGCAGTTCATTCacttttctggattgtagtctggatttctatgtagtcagtgagactccttttgtaatgagaagtgtactctaggctattggccttcctaccaGTGCAGGCCCgtcaattgtaatttacatacttactgcagaagtattatctgactatgggtaggcttcccatcgtggtttttccctttatcggattttccatgtacaaatcttggtgtcatgtggatgggaTTATTGTTtaagcttaattggtttaacttctattccggcatttggtttaagaattctggtattaatgttttgggttctggtattaaagtgttaattgctaaatgttcaggtaatctgtgacaactgattcacccccctcttagttatcttctggtcatttgaattgtctaacaattggtatcaaaactctAGTCCTCtatgtagaaagcttaaccacttgaggaagatcctatggtgactaacagttcaagttcatccagttcaccTAGAGCTATATTTCGAAGAGATGCTCCtatgcttgatggaacaaattacaaaatatggaatattcagatggagactcatctgagatgtcttggtaaggagatttgggaggttacacagaatggtgttacacctcataatccaacatctagcaatcctcctccaaaaaatttggataaggagcttgagaatgattgtagagcaagagaaaccctttgtgtgcactttctggtcatcaaataatgggattaactgacaaatcatctggaaaggctatatgggataagttggagactcttaattaaggtgaccctacagtgaagattgcaaaacttgatggttactgggtgagatatgaaaacctgaagatggaacaAGATTAAAGGATTACTGCACTCATGGAAAGAgctaatgagattgttatgggaattgaatgttgtggtggaactctgagtgaagatgaaatcatttctaaagttctcagagccctaccactggcttacaagatgaaggctactattattaataatttgagaacaatggctaatacatctatcaataggtATATTTTGGTTGGTAAACTAtttgcttttgatcttgaagaattggagcttctggagttgtgaagtctgaattGGCTTTTCATGCATCCGCATCATcaatcggtaagcaagattggaaagctttatatgcaaaagaattggatgacatgaaaagagaagatgatgagtttgagcaacttgaagcactattttctagaagagtacttaaaggattgataggaagtaactatgaaggaaaagcaccttttatatgttttgcatgtaatatgattggtcattttgcatctagatgtcctgaaaggaattcaagatttgaagaaagagttaaaagatcatttaagcctaaccctggatatcagaacaagtataagtacaagacaaaaagagacaaatcatgctacatagcagatgggGAAGAcattattgattttgatgatgaaccaatagaagattctgctagtggttccggcagtgggaaggaatgggtgttcttggctattaaggaagatgttttggcactggaagagaatgtacccaaagagaaggcacttgctgctaaaattgaagacaaggatgaatgggtaattgatagtggttgttcacgtcatatgactagagataaatggaagtttctatctttgcaagaatttgatggcagtctggttagatttggagatgacaaagcatgtatgtcAAAGTAAAATGAactatattattggatggtaagaaaaatactgacaatgtttattattttgaaggtttaaggcataatattttgagtgtagggcaaatggtggataagggatttcaattatagttcaaggatggaaaatgcaaaatcattaacagatctggtttggagattgcaactggtacacaaacaaaaggtaatatatttcatctgaaTTCTagtaagaagacatgtttgattgcataaattgatgagagttagctatggcataaaaggttgtgtcatgtgatttttgattgcattgtaaagatcagttcaactaaggcagttagagatatacctaagattgtgaagccctataatctgatatgtaaaaaatatcaaatgggtaaataggttagaacctcttttaggagtatacaagataaatctaatgatgttcttgatcttattcatattgatttgtgtggcccttatag from Cryptomeria japonica chromosome 3, Sugi_1.0, whole genome shotgun sequence harbors:
- the LOC131874333 gene encoding uncharacterized protein LOC131874333, with product MGVWLETTGEMRIGLSLASIVQENKRLSASPRKGKRKLEKGGPSKEESIQSKKSKSTTRMKTQEDKNDIEETGKNGSEMETNESGGEESWKDEDMGAEEDEAKDVSSQDSPIHSASLGNDNSQPMVEKDDKVNKEKDMDSEREKDKEPEKETTKDSLSKDK